A region from the Cupriavidus sp. D39 genome encodes:
- a CDS encoding GNAT family N-acetyltransferase — MRGISIRAAVTGQAPQIISILEQCGLDASALNLFATTFHIAITESLIVGCAGVERHGDTAIIGPVAVLADYRDRGIASSLVQAALMRARAGGCRQAVMLAMRFATYFSRHGFTLMPRRALPAEVQASQAYQWQANPSDVCMKCDLISG; from the coding sequence ATGAGAGGCATTTCCATTCGCGCTGCCGTCACCGGCCAAGCGCCACAGATTATTAGCATCCTCGAACAATGCGGGCTTGATGCTTCGGCACTCAATCTATTTGCAACCACATTCCATATCGCCATCACCGAATCCTTGATCGTCGGTTGTGCCGGCGTGGAGCGGCATGGTGACACTGCAATCATCGGGCCCGTTGCCGTGCTTGCCGATTACCGCGACCGTGGTATCGCTTCGTCTCTGGTGCAAGCTGCACTCATGCGCGCCCGAGCTGGAGGGTGTCGACAAGCAGTGATGTTAGCGATGCGCTTTGCGACTTACTTTAGTCGTCACGGGTTTACGTTGATGCCGCGCCGCGCGCTACCGGCAGAGGTACAAGCGTCACAGGCATATCAATGGCAGGCCAATCCGTCCGATGTCTGCATGAAATGCGACCTGATCTCCGGCTGA